From one Anopheles cruzii chromosome 3, idAnoCruzAS_RS32_06, whole genome shotgun sequence genomic stretch:
- the LOC128269831 gene encoding elongator complex protein 1 — translation MRNLYRMSQSKERIKYHKFNRVACSTVDQTTGCRLYFCTQDGVFSTCIEKEEEPQQGGNFVPVGKCEQLLSADDDFEYMEIEDFIAIEHLVLNNELVFASSNGKVFSYQLATGDLEEVTHCQNGIRAMGWSPDQELVVFVDGSLNVVTMIGSAYEAIGEVQLTEDTFGDRQFMSVGWGKKETQFHGSEGKAAAKKPRHEDDDYGTPGDGGGGGSNDTPGRVAISWRADGELFAVSFTAPFGQQAFKVFNKEGALQFTSERCSGLGSLIAWRPSGNWIAIPQLQQRGERYTIGLFEKNGLRHQEIPLSIDACEGVAWLDWSPDSDVLAVQWAGEAGTFIDLYVMGNYHWYLKQSLAYETKKICSVQWDQRFSAGKTLHILTNEDDEYFEYEQVRFDFRIDRSAGDDGAMVAVIDGKRLLLTNFAHAVIPPPMCAYTVEQEHPINAVGYIRSPGRWIVNRTDISCNAFFTVDSRNVMSLYDVDFGDPQSIGPSNGMTPLKGAKLLMKMDICKRLLDPGQSTQSHWLWLNPDHMLLADGSVCCVLRIVPGEKCRFSAIDSCVCFKEATLAGWNSTEPLDDIVCIEAFSPHVALVAYASGQVGEIAELRAEQPVLRPHSILPEPCQQLLVAREGEGRAELFAFSPNRRTLYRNGKLLANEVTSALLTTSYLLLTTISELKFVPLALDTIVGERRIERGSKLVTVVPGSSRTVFQLPRGNLEAIYPRVLSLNLIAQHLEMSEYCKAFDIMRKERINLNLLVDHDAGLFVQLLRTHFLPQISNVHWLNLFITDLAPQDVCRTMYESNYPNRKDGALTLPDGYSVDGKVSFICDRLLEAMDPAPTVLTLPKITCYVKQGQLEQALALIWTLKHEQRLDEAADEALRYLLYLVEVNTLYDVALGMYDFGLVLFVATKSQKDPKEYLPFLNELKRMEEDYRKYRIDCHLKRYDRALGHIARYEADDERFKEALDLTISHELYPTAVDCYRNRNEGYYRTVCEHYGDHLRKAGKQAEASLMYERAHNFQQAIASARHALDWRRCARLTARHTPDDAARVLRSLVPALVEAGDHEAAATIAADHLRDSRLAVDCLLKDHRYERAMQVVSGSDDVPLQDLVRSALHQYLATFVVAIVAEREQFLRHKNRLLVVREERSKASQRQSNGQDDGDVEMDCGDCDLFSDSSTIASSRHTSSSGRSGKSHRSSKNRRKHERKLQNLKEGNPFEDIALVDALHTLVQRVCSVDRQRHIRSTCQVAVELSYDEEARILQREYGALFQLVRYSLDAIWIPEMIVPGLPPSTSGGQQDEQTGSEAQATLSTALSPADLVQAQNTQRYALIKPHQRYKPDIQMIPWQWDILK, via the exons ATGAGGAATCTGTACCGTATGTCTCAGTCCAAAGAGCGTATCAAGTATCACAAGTTCAATCGCGTCGCCTGTAGCACCGTCGATCAAACGACTGGTTGCCGGTTATATTTCTGTACCCAGGATGGTGTGTTCAGTACGTGCATCGAAAAGGAAGAGGAACCGCAGCAAGGCGGCAACTTTGTACCGGTCGGAAAATGTGAACAGTTGCTTTCGGCTGATGACGACTTCGAGTACATGGAAATCGAGGACTTTATCGCCATCGAGCATCTGGTGCTGAATAACGAGCTGGTCTTTGCATCGTCCAATGGCAAGGTGTTCAGTTATCAGCTTGCGACCGGTGATTTGGAAGAGGTAACACACTGCCAGAATGGCATACGGGCTATGGGCTGGAGCCCTGACCAGGAACTGGTAGTGTTCGTCGATGGTTCCCTGAACGTGGTCACCATGATCGGCAGTGCGTATGAAGCGATCGGGGAGGTTCAGCTGACGGAGGACACGTTCGGCGATCGACAGTTCATGAGCGTGGGCTGGGGCAAGAAGGAAACCCAGTTTCATGGTTCGGAGGGTAAGGCGGCTGCCAAAAAGCCGCGCCACGAAGACGACGATTACGGAACACcgggcgatggtggcggcggcggcagtaacGATACGCCCGGTAGGGTCGCGATAAGTTGGCGGGCCGATGGTGAACTGTTTGCCGTGAGTTTTACCGCTCCTTTCGGTCAGCAGGCGTTTAAGGTATTCAACAAAGAGGGTGCCCTCCAGTTCACCTCAGAACGGTGCAGTGGCCTCGGAAGTCTCATTGCCTGGCGTCCGTCCGGTAACTGGATTGCTATaccgcagctgcagcagcgcgGGGAACGTTACACGATCGGGTTGTTCGAAAAGAATGGTCTGCGGCATCAGGAAATTCCTCTCTCAATCGATGCCTGTGAAGGTGTGGCCTGGCTGGACTGGAGCCCCGATTCGGACGTGCTGGCGGTGCAGTGGGCTGGTGAGGCCGGTACCTTCATCGACCTATACGTGATGGGTAATTACCACTGGTACCTGAAGCAATCGTTGGCGTACGAGACGAAGAAAATTTGTTCCGTACAGTGGGACCAGAGGTTTTCCGCTGGCAAAACTTTGCACATTCTAaccaacgaggacgacgaataTTTCGAGTACGAACAGGtgcggttcgattttcgtATTGATCGTTCGGCAGGCGACGACGGAGCGATGGTTGCTGTGATCGACGGAAAGCGGCTACTGTTGACTAACTTTGCGCACGCCGTCATTCCACCGCCGATGTGCGCTTACACCGTGGAACAGGAGCATCCGATCAATGCGGTCGGATACATTCGCAGCCCGGGTCGTTGGATCGTCAATCGGACAGACATTAGCTGCAATGCATTCTTCACTGTCGATTCCCGCAACGTGATGAGCCTTTATGATGTCGATTTCGGCGACCCACAAAGTATTGGCCCTTCGAATGGCATGACCCCCTTAAAGGGCGCTAAGCTGCTAATGAAGATGGATATTTGCAAAAGGCTACTTGACCCGGGTCAAAGTACCCAGTCCCACTGGTTGTGGCTGAATCCGGATCATATGCTTTTGGCCGATGGTTCCGTGTGCTGCGTGTTACGCATCGTTCCTGGAGAAAAGTGTCGCTTTTCAGCGATTGATTCTTGCGTCTGTTTCAAGGAGGCCACATTGGCAGGATGGAATTCAACAGAACCGTTGGATGACATTGTGTGCATCGAAGCATTCTCTCCACACGTGGCACTGGTGGCATACGCTTCGGGCCAGGTGGGGGAAATCGCTGAACTTCGGGCTGAGCAACCAGTGCTACGCCCTCATAGCATTCTTCCCGAACCATGCCAACAGTTGTTAGTTGCGCGAGAAGGCGAAGGACGAGCGGAGCTTTTTGCGTTCTCACCCAATCGACGCACTCTCtatcggaacggaaaactgCTGGCGAATGAGGTGACTTCAGCTTTGCTGACCACGTCGTACCTTCTACTTACTACCATCTCGGAACTCAAGTTTGTGCCGCTGGCCTTAGACACGATAGTCGGAGAAAGACGCATCGAACGTGGCTCGAAGCTTGTTACCGTTGTGCCGGGATCTTCACGCACCGTGTTCCAGTTGCCTCGGGGAAACCTGGAAGCAATCTACCCGCGTGTCCTGTCGCTTAACCTAATCGCTCAGCATTTGGAGATGAGCGAATATTGTAAAGCGTTCGACATTATGCGTAAGGAGCGCATCAACCTGAACCTGTTGGTTGATCACGATGCCGGACTGTTTGTGCAACTTTTGCGAACACACTTCTTGCCACAGATCAGCAACGTTCACTGGTTGAACCTGTTCATCACCGATCTGGCACCGCAGGACGTTTGCCGCACGATGTACGAGAGTAATTATCCGAACCGCAAGGATGGCGCGCTGACGCTTCCGGATGGGTACTCCGTCGACGGGAAGGTTTCGTTTATCTGCGATCGTTTGCTGGAGGCAATGGATCCGGCTCCGACAGTTCTGACGCTGCCGAAGATCACTTGCTACGTGAAGCAAGGCCAGCTGGAGCAAGCCCTGGCTCTCATTTGGACTCTAAAACACGAGCAAAGGTTGGATGAAGCGGCCGACGAAGCACTTCGCTATCTACTGTATCTCGTCGAGGTGAACACCCTGTACGATGTAGCGCTCGGAATGTACGATTTTGGACTAGTTCTGTTTGTGGCCACCAAGTCGCAGAAGGATCCGAAAGAGTATCTTCCCTTTCTGAACGAGCTGAAGCGCATGGAGGAAGACTATCGCAAGTATCGCATCGATTGTCACCTGAAGCGGTACGACCGGGCTCTGGGACACATCGCACGCTACGAAGCCGATGACGAGCGGTTTAAAGAAGCGCTCGATCTTACCATCAGCCACGAGCTGTACCCGACCGCCGTCGATTGCTACCGTAACCGTAATGAAGGGTACTATCGGACCGTTTGCGAGCATTACGGTGATCACCTGCGCAAGGCGGGAAAGCAAGCGGAAGCGAGCCTGATGTACGAACGGGCACACAATTTCCAACAAGCGATCGCATCGGCCCGCCACGCTCTCGATTGGCGTAGGTGCGCTCGTCTGACCGCACGCCACACACCCGACGATGCGGCACGGGTACTGCGATCCCTCGTCCCGGCACTCGTAGAGGCAGGAGATCACGAGGCAGCGGCCACTATTGCCGCCGATCACCTGCGAGACTCTCGGCTGGCGGTGGACTGTCTGCTCAAGGATCACCGCTACGAACGTGCCATGCAGGTGGTCAGTGGATCTGATGATGTGCCGCTACAGGACCTGGTACGGAGCGCACTACATCAGTATCTGGCGACGTTCGTGGTGGCGATCGTCGCGGAGAGAGAACAATTTTTGCGCCACAAAAATCGTCTCTTGGTGGTGCGCGAAGAGCGATCGAAAGCCTCCCAAAGGCAGTCGAACGGGCaggatgatggtgatgtgGAAATGGACTGCGGTGATTGTGATCTGTTTTCCGATAGCTCCACCATTGCCTCGTCGCGTCATACCAGTAGCTCTGGACGATCGGG AAAATCGCATCGTTCGAGCAAAAATCGTCGCAAACACGAGCGTAAGTTGCAGAACCTGAAGGAGGGCAACCCGTTCGAGGACATTGCGCTTGTTGATGCGCTGCACACGCTTGTTCAGCGTGTCTGCAGCGTTGATCGCCAGCGACACATAAGAAGCACCTGTCAGGTGGCCGTGGAATTGTCCTACGACGAGGAGGCTCGCATCTTGCAGCGGGAATATGGTGCCCTGTTTCAGCTGGTGCGCTACTCGCTCGATGCCATCTGGATACCGGAGATGATTGTACCAGGATTGCCTCCCAGCACCAGCGGTGGTCAGCAGGATGAGCAAACCGGCTCCGAGGCTCAGGCTACCCTCAGTACGGCTCTTTCTCCGGCAGATCTGGTGCAAGCACAGAACACCCAGCGTTACGCTCTGATCA aaCCCCATCAACGCTACAAGCCGGACATTCAGATGATTCCGTGGCAGTGGGACATTCTGAAGTAG
- the LOC128273034 gene encoding acrosin-like, translating to MSTHTGRVSVAAILPTIVAVTTLLVAAAVPPSRAASGGCTCGIRSAQNSTIYPGVAIEPGEWPWHTLIYYWTGSRLDPPARICEGALLNERFVLAAAHCLTRAGRELLPIEQLVVHVGAVSVQQDNEHSRRFQVRNVTVEDESDLALIELVVVVAPPKLVDGLGLDSDSDDSSGGGPAVDPVPAPVPVPAGNRWQPMPVCLVDALDLTTLYGTEMYILNQSQRKRLGGYEPVRLVLDEFLLCSGSTLALKSRSINSTTVSFTIKDLNLPSNDRGTALYFKHRGTWALLGFTVSRASRQWTPGSVCLPTDIISFDILYPALHWVMDALDYGDANS from the exons ATGTCCACGCACACCGGACGGGTCTCCGTGGCGGCGATCCTGCCGACGATCGTGGCGGTGACGACACTCctggtagcagcagcagttccgcCCAGCCGGGCCGCTAGTGGCGGTTGTACGTGCGGGATCCGGAGTGCGCAGAACTCGACCATCTACCCGGGCGTAGCGATCGAGCCGGGTGAGTGGCCCTGGCATACGCTCATCTACTACTGGACCGGATCGCGGCTCGATCCGCCGGCCCGCATCTGCGAGGGGGCCCTGCTCAACGAGCGGTTCGTGCTGGCCGCGGCCCACTGTCTGACGCGGGCAGGTCGGGAGCTCCTGccgatcgagcagctcgtcgtGCACGTCGGGGCCGTCTCGGTGCAGCAGGACAACGAACACTCGCGCCGGTTCCAGGTGCGTAACGTCACCGTCGAGGACGAGTCCGACCTGGCGCTGATcgagctggtggtggtggtggcgccaCCGAAACTAGTCGATGGTCTCGGTCTCGACTCCGACTCGGACGACAGCAGTGGAGGTGGCCCGGCGGTGGATCCTGTGccagcgccggtgccggtgccggccggtaACCGATGGCAGCCGATGCCGGTCTGTCTGGTCGACGCGCTCGACCTGACGACCCTCTACGGCACCGAGATGTACATCCTGAACCAGAGCCAGCGCAAACGGCTCGGAGGCTACGAGCCGGTCCGGCTTGTCCTGGACGAGTTTCTGCTCTGCTCGGGCTCGACGCTCGCGCTAAAGTCCCGGTCAATTAACAGCACCACCGTGTCGTTCACCATCAAAG ATCTCAACCTGCCCAGCAACGACCGGGGGACGGCACTCTACTTCAAGCACCGGGGCACCTGGGCCCTACTCGGGTTTACCGTATCCCGCGCCAGCCGCCAGTGGACCCCCGGCTCGGTCTGCCTACCGACCGACATCATCTCATTCGACATCCTCTACCCGGCCCTCCACTGGGTGATGGACGCACTGGACTACGGTGACGCGAACAGCTAG